In Syngnathus acus chromosome 5, fSynAcu1.2, whole genome shotgun sequence, a genomic segment contains:
- the prph gene encoding peripherin, with protein sequence MSHSSMQSSTSYRRTFGSPHPIPMSSYSSVSSRPSVGGGRYMRSVSPMVSSRSTTYHQQRSRSSVQPQRLTFDKVDFTMAEAINQEFLTTRSNEKAELQELNDRFASFIEKVRYLEQQNGALQQELTQYKGQHQQGQANRATEIFQDELREMRRQMDAIGKERDQYQLERDNLAEDLGLLKQRLDEEAQKRADAENNLTAFRKDVDDATLSRLELERKIESLMDEIEFLKKMHDEEIQDVQVTVQTQQLRMETVDHATRPDLTGALRDIRAQYETIATKNMQESEEWYKSKFADLTESAKRNGDALKQSKQEASESRRQIQSLNCEIDALKNTNEALLRQMRDMEDQFGNEIASYQDNVGRLEDEIRHLKDEMARHLREYQDLLNVKMALDIEIATYRKLLEGEESRITMPLLNIGMANHFGERDFEPRPESGTKKTVVIKTVETRDGQVVKESKTERDSGHSDKDDKDN encoded by the exons ATGAGCCATTCTTCCATGCAATCCTCCACTTCTTACAGGCGCACCTTCGGGAGCCCACACCCTATCCCCATGTCTTCTTACTCCAGCGTGTCCTCTCGTCCTTCCGTCGGCGGGGGACGCTACATGCGCTCCGTGTCACCCATGGTGTCCTCCCGCTCCACCACCTACCACCAACAGCGTTCCCGATCCAGTGTCCAGCCCCAACGCCTCACCTTTGACAAGGTGGATTTTACCATGGCCGAGGCCATCAACCAGGAGTTCCTCACCACCCGCAGCAACGAGAAGGCCGAGCTGCAGGAGCTCAACGACCGCTTCGCCAGCTTCATCGAGAAGGTGCGCTACCTGGAGCAGCAGAATGGTGCACTGCAGCAGGAGCTGACCCAATACAAAGGTCAGCACCAACAAGGCCAAGCCAACCGGGCCACCGAGATCTTCCAAGACGAGCTGAGGGAGATGCGGCGCCAGATGGACGCCATCGGCAAGGAGAGGGACCAGTACCAACTGGAGAGGGACAACCTGGCTGAGGACCTGGGCCTCCTAAAGCAGAG GCTGGATGAAGAAGCTCAGAAGAGGGCAGATGCTGAAAATAACCTTACAGCCTTCCGCAAG gatgtGGATGATGCCACATTATCCCGTCTGGAGCTGGAGAGGAAGATCGAGTCCCTAATGGATGAAATTGAATTCCTCAAGAAGATGCACGATGAA GAAATCCAGGACGTTCAAGTGACCGTGCAAACCCAGCAGTTGAGGATGGAGACAGTGGACCACGCCACCCGACCTGATCTCACTGGTGCTCTGAGGGACATCAGGGCCCAGTATGAAACCATTGCGACAAAGAACATGCAAGAATCTGAGGAGTGGTACAAGTCCAAG TTTGCAGATTTGACTGAATCTGCCAAGCGCAATGGTGACGCTCTGAAGCAGTCCAAGCAGGAGGCCTCAGAGTCCCGAAGGCAGATCCAGTCCCTGAACTGTGAGATTGATGCATTGAAGAACACG AATGAAGCACTCCTGAGGCAGATGCGTGACATGGAGGATCAGTTTGGCAATGAAATCGCAAGCTACCAAGACAACGTCGGCAGACTGGAGGACGAGATCCGTCACCTGAAGGACGAGATGGCTCGTCACCTCCGGGAGTACCAGGACCTCCTCAATGTCAAGATGGCTCTGGACATTGAAATTGCGACTTATCGTAAACTGCTGGAAGGGGAGGAGAGCAG GATCACCATGCCTCTCCTCAATATAGGCATGGCAAATCACTTTGGTGAACgtg ATTTTGAACCCAGACCAGAGAGTGGCACCAAGAAGACTGTCGTGATAAAGACAGTTGAGACTAGAGACGGACAG GTGGTGAAGGAATCCAAGACTGAGAGAGATTCGGGCCACAGTGATAAAGATGACAAGGACAACTGA